TCTAGTTTCCATAATTTGAACTCTATCCCCTACGCCACATTCATTTTTTTCATCATGTGCTTTATATTTTTTAGAAGTTTTCACTCTTTTTTTATAAATTTTATGTAATCTCATTGTCTCTTCCAAAACGACTACTGTTTTATCCATTTTATCAGAAACAACGATTCCTTCTCTTACTTTTCTTTCGTTTCTTTTAGCTTCCACTTAGGATCCTCCTATTTAACAGTTTTTTCAGTCACAACAGTTTTTAATCTTGCTATTGTTCTTTTAACATCTTTTATTTTAGCAGTGTTTTGTAATTGTCCAAGAGTTTTTTGAAATTTTAAATTAAATAATTCCTGTTTCAACTCATTTACTTTAGTTTCCAATTCTTCTAATGATAATTCTCTAATTTCTTTGATTGTCATTATTTATCACCACCTACTTCTTTTCTCACAAATTTAACTTTTATAGGTAGTTTATGTCCAGCTTTTCTTAATGCTTCTTTGGCTTTTTCTTCCGATACTCCGCCAACTTCAAACATTACCTTATCTCTTTTTACTACTGCTACCCAACCTTCTGTATTACCTTTACCTTTACCCATTCTTGTTCCTTCAGGTCTTTTAGTATAAGGTTTGTCAGGAAATATTCTAATCCAAATTTTACCTTCTCTTTTAAATGTTCTGTTGATTGTAATTCTACAAGCTTCTATTTGTCTTGAAGTAATCCAACCAAACTCTTTTGCTGCAAGTCCAAATTCTCCAAAGCTAACTTTGTTTCCTTTAGTTGCAATTCCTCCCATTTTCCCTCTGAACTGTTTTCTATATTTTGTTCTTTTAGGTATTAACATATTATTTTTCTCCTCCTTCCTTTGTAGCAGAAAGAACTTCACCATTGAAAATCCATACTTTCAATCCTAATGCACCATATGTAGTGTGTGCTGTCGCTGTTGCATAATCAACATCCGCTCTTAAAGTATGTAATGGTACTCTTCCTGAAAGTGTCCATTCACTTCTCGCAATTTCGGCACCATTTAATCTTCCAGATACCATAACTTTAATTCCTTTGATTCCAGCTTTTTCAGCTCTTTGAATAGCTTGTTGAACCGCTCTTTTATAAGCAACCCTTTTTTCAATTGCTGTTGCGATACTTTCAGCTACTAATTGTGCATCTTTATTTGGGTTTTTGATTTCTTGAACTTTAATTTGAACTTTTTTACCAGTTAATTTTTCTAATTTTATTTTTAAAGTTTCAATTTCTTGACCTTTTCTACCAATTAAAATTCCTGCTTTTCCAGTTTCAACAACAACTCCTACTTCAGTAGGTGATGTTCTCTCTATTTGAATAGAAGAAATTCCTGCATGGTAATAATTTTTTTTGATATATTCTTTTATTTTTAAATCTTCATGAAAGTTTACTAAATATTCTTTTCCCTCAGCGAACCATTTTGAATCCCAAGTTCTTGTGATTCCTAATCTTATCCCCCTAGGATCTACTTTTTGTCCCACAGACTTACCTCCTTTATTTGTCTAAAATTATCCTTCTTGTCTTTCATCAACTTCAACTGTTATGTGAGCAGTTGGTTTTCTTATAACATCCGCTCTTCCCATTGCTCTTGGGCTGATTCTTTTTAATACAGGTCCTTTGTCAATTAAGATTTTTGAGATAAATAATTTATCAGGATCCATATTGTTGTTATGTTCAGCATTTGCAATTGCTGATCTTAAAGTTTTTTCTATATATTTTGCTGCTTTTTTATTTGTAAATTTTAATACATTTAATGCTTGTAGCGCATTTTTACCTCTTACTATATCAGCAACTAATCTTGCTTTTTGAGGACTTAATCTTTGATATTTTAATTTAGCTACTACTGCCATTTAAAGGCCTCCTTTCGTTAATTTACTTATTTTTTAGCTTTTTTCGCATCTTTTCCGTGTCCATAGAAAGTTCTAGTTGGTGCAAATTCACCTAACTTATGTCCTACCATTTCCTCAGTTACATATACAGGTATATGTTTTTTACCGTTATACACAGCAAATGTGTGTCCAATAAATTGAGGGAATATAGTTGATCTTCTTGACCATGTTTTAATAACTTGTTTTTTTTCTCCTAATGCTTCAACTTTTTTTAATAAATATGCATCAACAAAAGGTCCTTTTTTTAATGAACGAGCCATTCTTTCCTCCTTTATCAAATTTTCTAAACTCATAAAAATGACGCTTACACACCATAAAATAATATTTTAGATGCGTTAAGCAACATTTTCATCTAATATCATTAAAATACTATTTTTTTCTTCTTCTAACAATAAATTTATCACTAAGTTTTTTACCTCTAGTTTTCTTCCCAAGAGTTGGTTTACCCCAAGGTGTAACTGGTGATTTTCTACCTATTGGAGATCTTCCTTCTCCTCCTCCATGTGGGTGATCCACAGGGTTCATTACTGATCCTCTAACATGAGGTTTTCTTCCTAAGTGTCTATTTCTTCCAGCTTTACCTAATGATACTAATGAATGTTCAGAATTTCCTACTGTTCCAATTGTAGCCATACATTCTTTGTGAATTAATCTCAATTCTCCTGATGGTAATTCCACATGGCAATAAGTTCCTTCTTTTGCAACAAGTCTTGCAGCTGTTCCTGCAGATCTTGCCAACTGTCCACCTTTACCAGGCATAAGTTCTACATTGTGAATTACAGTCCCAACTGGCAAGTTTTTCAATTTTAAAGCATTTCCTGGTTTAATATCAACATTTTCTCCAGCTATTACTGTATCACCTTTTTTTAATCCGTTTGGAGCTAAGATATATCTTTTTTCTCCATCAACATAGTGTAACAATGCAATGTTTGCAGTTCTGTTTGGATCATATTCAAGAGTTGCAACTTTTGCAGGCACTCCAATTTTATTTCTTTTCCAGTCGATTACTCTATATAATCTTTTATGTCCTTTATGTCTGTTTCTTCCTGTTCTATGTCCATAGTTGTCAATTCCATATGAAGAATTTAATGGTTCAACTAAAGATTTTTCAGGTCTTACTTTATCTAATTCATTATTAACTAATATCGACATATGCCTTGTCCCACTAGTTATTGGTTTCAACTTTTTAATTGGCATAACTTTTTTTACCTCTTTTCTTTTATAATTTCTCTAAATTTTTTAAATATTGTATGTATTATAACATTTTTTTCAAATAATTTCCACAAAAAAATTATAAAATTTTTATTTATTTAAAATTTTATTTTTTAAAAATTATTTTAAATCTTTTTATCCTTCGTAAGCTGAGATAGTTTCTCCATCTTTCAATTTAACAATTGCTTTTTTAATAGCTGGAGTTTTATACATAGACATTCTAAATCTTTCAGATTTTGGTTTAATGTTCAATGTATTTACACCTTTAACTTTTACATTAAATAATTTTTCTACAGCTTCTTTTATTTGGATTTTGTTTGCTCTTTTATCTACGATAAAAACATATTCATTGTTTTCTAATAAAGTTCTTGCTTTTTCTGTATTAATTACAGGTTTTTTGATTATATCAGTAATATGCATTACGCTAACACCTCCTCGATAGTTGCTAGTGCTTCTTTTGTAAGAACTACTTTATCTTGTTTAATTAACCAGTAAATATTTAATTCTCTCGTACTAATTGTAGTAACTTTTTCAATATTTCTAGTAGATAGTTCTACAGAATAATCTCTATCAAAGTTTTCTGAATCAAAACTTACTACGAATAATTGTTTCAATCCATCAAAATTTAAAGCTTTTGCAAAGTTTATAAATGTTTTAGTTTTTGGTGTTTCTAATGTGAAATCATCCAATACAATTACATTTCCTTCGTTAATTTTTGTAGCTAATGCAGATTTTAAAGCTAATTTTCTAACTTTCTTATTAACTTTTTTAGCATAACTTCTTGGTTTTGGTCCGTGAGTAACTCCTCCACCTACCATATGTGGTGCTCTTGTTGACCCTTGTCTAGCTCTTCCTGTTCCTTTTTGTCTAAAAGGTTTTCTTCCTCCACCTCTTACTTCTGCTCTAGTTTTTGTTGATGCAGTTCCTTGTCTAGCTTCTGCTAATTCTGCAACTAAAACTTCGTGCATTACATTTTTATTTGGTTCAATTCCAAAAATTTCGTTGTTTACTTCTACAGTTCCTGCTTGTGAACCGTCTAATTTGTATATGTTTAAAACTGGCATTTTATCCTCCTCTCTTTCCTACTTAATTAATATTTTTTTACTGCTTTTTTTATTATTAAAAATCCATTTTTAGGTCCTGGAACCGCACCTTTTACTAATAAAAGGTTATTTTCTACATCAAATTTAACAACTTGCAAGTTTTGAACTGTAACTTTTTCAGCTCCCAATCTTCCAGCCATTTTTTTACCTTTAGGTACATTACTGTTTGAAGCAGCACCTCCGGCATTTGATCCTCCAAGTCTGTGATTTCTTGAAACCCCGTGTGAAGCTCTGTTTCCTCCAAAGTTATGTCTTTTCATAACTCCAGCAGTTCCTTTACCTTTTGAAGTTCCTGTAATATCAATAAATTCAATTCCTTCTAAAACATCTAATTTAATTTCTTGTCCTAATGAAAATTCTTCTGGATTTTCAACTTTAAATTCTCTTAAAAATCTTTTCGGAGTAATTCCAGCTTTTTTGAAAATTCCTAATTCTGGTTTAGTTGTATTTTTTTCTTTTTTATCTCCATATGCTAAGGTTATAGCGTTATATCCTTCTTTTTCAACTGTCTTGATTTGTGTTACAAAATTTGTTCCAGCTTCAATTACTGTAACTGGGATTAATTGTTCATTTTCGAAAATTTGAGTCATTCCAACTTTTTTTCCTAATATCATTTTTTAATTTTCCTCCTTAATATATTGGTTGAGCTTACCCCAACTTGTACTAAGCTTACGATTGCTTAATTTCAACTCCCACACCTGATGGTAAGTTCAATGATGCTAATGCATTTACGATTTGTTGATTAGAATTTTTAATTTCTACAAATCTTCTA
This genomic stretch from Leptotrichia sp. oral taxon 218 harbors:
- the rpsQ gene encoding 30S ribosomal protein S17; the encoded protein is MEAKRNERKVREGIVVSDKMDKTVVVLEETMRLHKIYKKRVKTSKKYKAHDEKNECGVGDRVQIMETRPLSKDKRWRVVTILEKAK
- the rpmC gene encoding 50S ribosomal protein L29, with the translated sequence MTIKEIRELSLEELETKVNELKQELFNLKFQKTLGQLQNTAKIKDVKRTIARLKTVVTEKTVK
- the rplP gene encoding 50S ribosomal protein L16, with protein sequence MLIPKRTKYRKQFRGKMGGIATKGNKVSFGEFGLAAKEFGWITSRQIEACRITINRTFKREGKIWIRIFPDKPYTKRPEGTRMGKGKGNTEGWVAVVKRDKVMFEVGGVSEEKAKEALRKAGHKLPIKVKFVRKEVGGDK
- the rpsC gene encoding 30S ribosomal protein S3; translation: MGQKVDPRGIRLGITRTWDSKWFAEGKEYLVNFHEDLKIKEYIKKNYYHAGISSIQIERTSPTEVGVVVETGKAGILIGRKGQEIETLKIKLEKLTGKKVQIKVQEIKNPNKDAQLVAESIATAIEKRVAYKRAVQQAIQRAEKAGIKGIKVMVSGRLNGAEIARSEWTLSGRVPLHTLRADVDYATATAHTTYGALGLKVWIFNGEVLSATKEGGEK
- the rplV gene encoding 50S ribosomal protein L22; this encodes MAVVAKLKYQRLSPQKARLVADIVRGKNALQALNVLKFTNKKAAKYIEKTLRSAIANAEHNNNMDPDKLFISKILIDKGPVLKRISPRAMGRADVIRKPTAHITVEVDERQEG
- the rpsS gene encoding 30S ribosomal protein S19 translates to MARSLKKGPFVDAYLLKKVEALGEKKQVIKTWSRRSTIFPQFIGHTFAVYNGKKHIPVYVTEEMVGHKLGEFAPTRTFYGHGKDAKKAKK
- the rplB gene encoding 50S ribosomal protein L2; translation: MPIKKLKPITSGTRHMSILVNNELDKVRPEKSLVEPLNSSYGIDNYGHRTGRNRHKGHKRLYRVIDWKRNKIGVPAKVATLEYDPNRTANIALLHYVDGEKRYILAPNGLKKGDTVIAGENVDIKPGNALKLKNLPVGTVIHNVELMPGKGGQLARSAGTAARLVAKEGTYCHVELPSGELRLIHKECMATIGTVGNSEHSLVSLGKAGRNRHLGRKPHVRGSVMNPVDHPHGGGEGRSPIGRKSPVTPWGKPTLGKKTRGKKLSDKFIVRRRKK
- the rplW gene encoding 50S ribosomal protein L23, with the protein product MHITDIIKKPVINTEKARTLLENNEYVFIVDKRANKIQIKEAVEKLFNVKVKGVNTLNIKPKSERFRMSMYKTPAIKKAIVKLKDGETISAYEG
- the rplD gene encoding 50S ribosomal protein L4 → MPVLNIYKLDGSQAGTVEVNNEIFGIEPNKNVMHEVLVAELAEARQGTASTKTRAEVRGGGRKPFRQKGTGRARQGSTRAPHMVGGGVTHGPKPRSYAKKVNKKVRKLALKSALATKINEGNVIVLDDFTLETPKTKTFINFAKALNFDGLKQLFVVSFDSENFDRDYSVELSTRNIEKVTTISTRELNIYWLIKQDKVVLTKEALATIEEVLA
- the rplC gene encoding 50S ribosomal protein L3, encoding MILGKKVGMTQIFENEQLIPVTVIEAGTNFVTQIKTVEKEGYNAITLAYGDKKEKNTTKPELGIFKKAGITPKRFLREFKVENPEEFSLGQEIKLDVLEGIEFIDITGTSKGKGTAGVMKRHNFGGNRASHGVSRNHRLGGSNAGGAASNSNVPKGKKMAGRLGAEKVTVQNLQVVKFDVENNLLLVKGAVPGPKNGFLIIKKAVKKY